A single genomic interval of Roseomonas aeriglobus harbors:
- a CDS encoding HprK-related kinase A: MKHVHHVQIGPASFRIGSDWRAPIAQIADLYRDYPAPIDGVCDYTVRLFAARPWRRWVRPAITLGGDFTLPDAVPMPLDWGVLAAEMAMNLQLALGERRYLLLHASAVEREGRALLMTGLSGAGKSTLAALLATRGWRLMGDEFALVDPATGLAHAFPRLVSLKNESVGVMAQAVPDARFGPLLTGTPKGDLRHLVPDLPAIVRMAEPARPALVLYPRFGFAAAERTVPPSEGFVRLTQASTNYTALGERGFDALIRLVRDVPALAIDYPDTDAALAQVERLWAAL; encoded by the coding sequence GTGAAGCACGTCCACCATGTCCAGATCGGCCCGGCGTCGTTCCGCATCGGCAGCGACTGGCGTGCCCCCATCGCCCAGATCGCCGATCTGTACCGCGATTATCCCGCACCGATCGACGGCGTATGCGACTACACCGTCCGCCTGTTTGCCGCGCGGCCGTGGCGGCGGTGGGTGCGGCCGGCGATTACGCTGGGCGGTGACTTCACGTTGCCCGATGCCGTGCCAATGCCGCTCGATTGGGGCGTGCTTGCGGCCGAAATGGCGATGAACCTCCAGCTGGCCCTGGGGGAGCGACGCTATCTGCTGCTCCACGCCTCTGCCGTCGAGCGGGAGGGGCGCGCGCTGCTGATGACCGGACTGTCGGGGGCGGGCAAGTCGACGCTCGCCGCCTTGCTGGCGACGCGCGGGTGGCGGCTGATGGGGGACGAATTCGCGCTCGTCGATCCGGCCACGGGCCTTGCACACGCGTTCCCGCGGCTGGTCAGCCTGAAGAACGAGAGCGTCGGCGTGATGGCGCAGGCGGTGCCGGACGCGCGGTTCGGGCCGTTGCTGACCGGGACGCCGAAGGGCGACCTGCGCCACCTCGTCCCCGACCTGCCGGCCATCGTCCGGATGGCGGAGCCGGCGCGGCCGGCGCTGGTGCTATATCCACGCTTCGGCTTTGCGGCCGCCGAGCGGACGGTGCCGCCGTCCGAGGGGTTCGTCCGGCTGACGCAAGCGTCGACCAACTACACCGCGCTGGGAGAGCGGGGGTTCGATGCCCTGATTCGCTTGGTGCGCGACGTGCCGGCCCTGGCCATCGACTATCCTGATACCGACGCCGCGCTGGCGCAGGTCGAGCGGCTGTGGGCGGCGCTGTGA
- a CDS encoding HPr-rel-A system PqqD family peptide chaperone yields MSERFIAAAPHMLRVAPLDTLTAIYHRASGITHLVDSPVPELLAALTEPRTLDDLLAFLATEYELIDADPVALRERLAELDAVGLVSRL; encoded by the coding sequence GTGAGCGAGCGCTTCATCGCCGCCGCACCGCATATGCTGCGGGTCGCCCCGCTCGACACGCTGACCGCCATCTATCACCGCGCGTCGGGCATCACCCATCTCGTCGACAGCCCGGTGCCGGAACTCCTCGCAGCGCTGACCGAGCCGCGCACGCTCGACGATTTGCTGGCTTTTCTCGCGACGGAATATGAGCTGATCGACGCCGACCCCGTCGCGTTGCGCGAACGGCTGGCCGAGCTCGACGCCGTTGGGCTGGTATCGCGCCTGTGA
- a CDS encoding PAS domain-containing protein — translation MPMLLAMALVVVATAAMAVVTRDASAAGIMLVFGIAAVLVAASAPAPTYRPPIDDRKSDGPDADALLDALDDPVVVIAGTRVVRANRAARALLGDHIAGEDVRLAIRHPAAAERLLQITPDDGMVELVGLGARDQHWAMRVKTAADHRLIHLSDRTASAAADRIRVDFVANASHELRTPLASLLGFIETLREGAGDEPAIRERFLSVMDDEARRMERLVGDLMSLSRIEAEKFRIPETPVDLAELGRDVCRELSANGNPRGADLALDVTEPASVLGDRVQLSQLLHNLAGNAMKYGRAGTPVTITIAPEGDAMVRVAVSDQGDGIAPEHLPRLTERFYRVDPGRSRAIGGTGLGLAIVKHIVERHRGRLRIDSAVGEGTTVTALLPATPR, via the coding sequence TTGCCGATGCTGCTTGCGATGGCGTTGGTCGTGGTCGCCACGGCTGCGATGGCCGTCGTCACGCGCGATGCGTCCGCGGCCGGGATCATGCTGGTCTTCGGCATCGCCGCGGTACTGGTCGCGGCCAGCGCGCCGGCGCCAACGTATCGCCCGCCCATCGACGATCGGAAAAGCGACGGACCCGATGCCGACGCCCTGCTCGACGCGCTCGACGACCCGGTCGTCGTCATCGCCGGGACGCGCGTCGTACGCGCCAACCGCGCGGCACGCGCGCTGCTGGGCGATCACATCGCGGGCGAGGACGTTCGCCTGGCCATCCGCCACCCGGCCGCCGCCGAACGCCTGCTACAGATCACGCCCGACGACGGGATGGTCGAGCTGGTGGGTCTCGGCGCGCGCGACCAGCATTGGGCGATGCGGGTCAAGACCGCTGCCGACCACCGGCTGATTCACCTATCCGATCGCACCGCCAGCGCCGCCGCCGACCGCATCCGTGTCGATTTCGTTGCCAACGCCAGCCACGAACTGCGCACCCCGCTCGCCTCGCTGCTCGGCTTCATCGAAACCTTGCGCGAAGGGGCGGGCGACGAGCCCGCCATCCGCGAGCGCTTCCTGAGCGTGATGGACGACGAGGCGCGACGGATGGAGCGGCTGGTCGGCGACCTGATGAGCCTCAGCCGGATCGAGGCGGAGAAGTTCCGCATTCCCGAAACGCCGGTCGATCTGGCCGAACTCGGTCGCGACGTCTGCCGGGAGCTGTCGGCGAACGGCAACCCCCGCGGTGCCGACCTGGCGCTCGACGTGACCGAGCCCGCCAGCGTGCTCGGCGATCGGGTGCAGCTGTCGCAATTGCTCCACAACCTCGCGGGCAATGCGATGAAATACGGCCGTGCCGGCACGCCGGTGACGATCACGATCGCGCCGGAGGGGGACGCGATGGTCCGCGTCGCGGTGTCCGACCAGGGCGACGGCATCGCCCCCGAACATCTGCCGCGCCTGACCGAGCGTTTCTACCGCGTCGATCCGGGGCGCAGCCGCGCGATCGGCGGCACCGGGCTTGGCCTGGCGATCGTCAAGCACATCGTCGAGCGGCACCGCGGACGCCTGCGGATCGACAGTGCGGTGGGCGAAGGGACGACCGTGACGGCCCTACTGCCTGCAACGCCGCGCTAG
- a CDS encoding substrate-binding domain-containing protein codes for MAATGAALLALAGCDGGTTRDQIRIVGSSTVYPFTTAVAENFVNSRGLKPPVIESTGTGSGVKLFCGGIGPGHPDVLNASRRIKPAEFAACRKNGVTDILEIRIGTDGIALAESNAGPKLKLTRADVYRALAATPDGKPNTRRTWADVNPALPAIPIQFYGPPSTSGTRDAFAELVLVPACEAANHQAKALKDKDPDAFANLCTKLRDDGAYVDKGENDNLIVQNLTTNPNAIGIFGYSYLEENADRLHGVPLDGVAPSYRTISDGTYPGARPLFIYVKKAHLRAVPGLREFVADYAKAWNPGGPLTRRGLIAASSAERAASARIIAEGIVLTPASFK; via the coding sequence ATGGCGGCGACGGGGGCGGCGCTGCTGGCGCTGGCCGGCTGCGACGGCGGCACGACGCGCGACCAGATCCGCATCGTCGGATCGTCGACCGTCTATCCCTTCACCACCGCCGTCGCCGAAAATTTCGTCAACAGCCGCGGTCTGAAGCCGCCGGTGATCGAATCGACCGGCACCGGCTCCGGCGTGAAGCTGTTCTGCGGCGGCATCGGCCCAGGGCATCCCGACGTGCTGAACGCCAGTCGCCGGATCAAGCCGGCCGAGTTCGCCGCATGCCGCAAGAACGGCGTCACCGATATTCTCGAAATCCGCATCGGCACCGACGGCATTGCGCTGGCGGAATCGAACGCAGGGCCGAAGCTGAAGCTGACCCGTGCCGACGTCTACCGCGCGCTGGCCGCCACGCCGGACGGCAAGCCCAACACGCGTCGGACGTGGGCCGACGTCAACCCGGCGCTGCCGGCGATCCCGATCCAGTTCTACGGCCCGCCCTCGACCAGCGGCACGCGCGACGCCTTTGCGGAACTCGTGCTGGTCCCCGCCTGCGAGGCGGCGAACCACCAGGCCAAGGCGCTGAAGGACAAGGACCCCGACGCCTTCGCCAACCTCTGCACCAAGCTGCGCGACGACGGAGCCTATGTCGACAAGGGCGAGAACGACAATCTGATCGTCCAGAATCTGACGACCAATCCGAACGCCATCGGCATTTTCGGCTATAGCTATCTCGAGGAGAACGCCGACCGGCTGCACGGCGTGCCGCTCGACGGCGTTGCGCCCAGCTATCGGACGATTTCCGATGGCACTTATCCCGGTGCGCGCCCGCTGTTCATCTATGTGAAGAAGGCGCATCTGCGCGCGGTGCCGGGGCTGCGCGAGTTCGTCGCCGATTACGCCAAGGCCTGGAACCCCGGTGGCCCGCTCACGCGCCGCGGCCTGATCGCCGCGTCGTCGGCCGAGCGCGCCGCCTCGGCCCGCATCATCGCGGAGGGCATTGTCTTGACTCCGGCGAGCTTCAAATGA
- the pstC gene encoding phosphate ABC transporter permease subunit PstC, whose protein sequence is MTPFALFVIIVGLGLIGWLTARTRALAQAATSPVRPNSLPGQHGSYVALWTVLPALAFLALWSAISPSLITASALADPAAGVLPATGYERDMILNEARSLASGSAYGAFFTQSEALAPAFAAAMAKFRWIGAIVALLLAFAGGAFAYTRVSPSLRARTRVERGVMLILLVASLIAILTTLGIFLSLVFESVRFFRIVPVTDFLFGTHWSPQIISAKDPGASLGAVPLFWGTFFIGAVIAMIVAIPFGLMSAIYLTQYAQPGFRRWMKPALEMLAGVPTVVYGYFAALTVGPAIRQVAVALGMPYASSESALSAGLVMGVMIIPFVSSMADDSIAAVPTSMRDGSLAMGATTNETIRKVLLPAALPGVVAGILLAVSRAIGETMIVVMAASGAATITLNPFESATTVTKQIVDLLTGEAEFDSPKTLAAFALGLTLFAITFLLNVVALNVVKKYREAYE, encoded by the coding sequence ATGACGCCATTCGCGCTCTTCGTCATCATCGTCGGGCTGGGCCTGATCGGCTGGCTCACTGCCCGCACGCGTGCACTGGCGCAGGCTGCGACCAGCCCGGTGCGACCCAATTCGCTGCCCGGCCAGCATGGATCCTATGTCGCGCTGTGGACGGTCCTCCCGGCGCTTGCCTTCCTCGCGCTCTGGTCGGCGATCAGTCCGTCGTTGATCACGGCGTCCGCGCTCGCCGATCCGGCCGCCGGTGTCTTGCCCGCCACCGGGTACGAACGCGACATGATCCTGAATGAAGCGCGCAGTCTGGCAAGCGGCAGTGCCTATGGCGCCTTTTTCACCCAGTCCGAAGCGCTCGCGCCCGCCTTTGCCGCGGCGATGGCCAAGTTCCGCTGGATCGGCGCGATCGTCGCGCTGCTGCTCGCCTTTGCAGGGGGCGCCTTCGCCTACACGCGCGTCTCACCCAGCTTGCGCGCACGCACCCGCGTCGAGCGCGGGGTGATGCTGATTCTGCTCGTGGCATCGCTCATTGCGATCCTGACCACGCTCGGCATCTTCCTGAGCCTCGTCTTCGAGAGCGTGCGCTTCTTCCGCATCGTGCCGGTCACCGATTTCCTGTTCGGCACGCACTGGAGCCCGCAGATCATCAGCGCGAAGGACCCGGGCGCGTCGCTCGGCGCCGTTCCGTTGTTCTGGGGCACCTTCTTCATCGGCGCGGTGATCGCGATGATCGTCGCCATCCCGTTCGGGCTGATGAGCGCGATCTATCTGACGCAGTACGCGCAGCCGGGCTTCCGGCGCTGGATGAAGCCGGCGCTTGAAATGCTCGCGGGCGTGCCGACCGTGGTCTACGGCTATTTCGCCGCGCTGACCGTCGGGCCGGCGATCCGGCAGGTCGCGGTCGCGCTGGGCATGCCCTATGCCTCGTCGGAGAGCGCGCTGTCGGCGGGCCTCGTCATGGGCGTGATGATCATCCCGTTCGTGTCGTCGATGGCTGATGACTCGATTGCCGCCGTGCCGACCTCAATGCGTGACGGCAGCCTCGCCATGGGGGCGACGACCAACGAGACGATCCGCAAGGTGCTGCTCCCCGCGGCGCTCCCCGGCGTCGTCGCCGGCATCCTGCTGGCGGTGTCCAGGGCGATCGGCGAGACGATGATCGTCGTCATGGCGGCATCCGGCGCCGCGACGATCACGCTCAACCCGTTCGAAAGTGCGACCACGGTCACCAAGCAGATCGTCGACCTGCTGACGGGCGAAGCGGAGTTCGACAGCCCGAAGACGCTCGCCGCCTTCGCGCTGGGGCTCACGCTCTTCGCGATCACCTTCCTCCTCAACGTCGTCGCGCTGAACGTCGTCAAGAAATATCGGGAGGCGTATGAATAG
- the pstA gene encoding phosphate ABC transporter permease PstA, with product MNSSALVAGVPAQGAEPARRAPTDWRTDAMQRRIRRRYAAERRFRLMGLAAVVLSGAFLAFLLVTMMASGLRGFQRTEVTLSLDFQSMALPVTPAQLAGPGADLALAGAELQDKVSGAAENAFGPGGSAYIADTAWLAVRDAIKADPAILKTRAAIPVPASTGIDLAARGEGKPADEAVVARLAGLKLISTGFNWPFFTRADATDPGAVGIWGALKGSLMTMLVTLLLAFPVGVLSAVYLEEYAPKNRWTDLIEVSINNLAAVPSIIFGLLGLAVFLGTFGLPRSAPIVGGMTLALMIMPVIVIAGRNAIKAVPPSIRDAALGIGASRIQVVFHHVLPLALPGILTGTIIGMARALGETAPLLMIGMRAFIASPPEGFSDPATVLPVQIFLWSDEVGRGFVEKTSAAILVLLAVLLAMNALAIYLRNKFETRW from the coding sequence ATGAATAGCTCCGCGCTCGTCGCCGGCGTGCCCGCGCAAGGGGCCGAGCCTGCCCGCCGTGCGCCGACCGACTGGCGGACGGACGCGATGCAGCGCCGTATCCGCCGCCGCTACGCCGCCGAACGCCGCTTTCGCCTGATGGGGCTGGCCGCCGTCGTGCTGTCGGGGGCGTTCCTCGCCTTTCTGCTCGTCACGATGATGGCGAGCGGCCTGCGCGGCTTCCAGCGCACCGAAGTCACGCTGTCGCTCGATTTCCAATCGATGGCGCTGCCGGTCACGCCCGCGCAGCTGGCGGGCCCCGGCGCCGATCTGGCGCTGGCGGGGGCGGAACTGCAGGACAAGGTGTCGGGCGCGGCGGAAAATGCCTTCGGGCCCGGCGGGTCGGCGTATATCGCCGACACCGCCTGGCTGGCGGTCCGCGATGCGATCAAGGCCGATCCGGCGATCCTCAAGACCCGCGCGGCGATTCCGGTGCCCGCGTCGACCGGCATCGACCTGGCCGCGCGCGGCGAAGGCAAGCCGGCGGACGAGGCGGTCGTGGCGCGGCTCGCGGGACTGAAGCTGATCTCGACCGGCTTCAACTGGCCGTTCTTCACGCGCGCCGACGCGACCGATCCGGGTGCCGTCGGCATCTGGGGCGCACTGAAGGGCTCGCTGATGACGATGCTCGTCACGCTCCTCCTCGCTTTCCCGGTCGGCGTGCTGTCGGCAGTCTATCTGGAGGAATATGCGCCGAAGAACCGCTGGACCGACCTGATCGAGGTGTCGATCAACAATCTGGCCGCCGTTCCCTCGATCATCTTCGGCCTGCTCGGGCTCGCGGTCTTCCTCGGCACCTTCGGCCTGCCGCGCTCCGCGCCGATCGTCGGCGGCATGACGCTGGCGCTGATGATCATGCCGGTCATCGTCATCGCCGGACGCAACGCGATCAAGGCGGTGCCGCCGTCGATCCGCGACGCAGCACTCGGCATCGGGGCCAGCCGCATCCAGGTCGTGTTCCACCATGTCCTGCCCCTCGCCCTCCCCGGCATCCTGACCGGTACGATCATCGGCATGGCGCGTGCGCTGGGCGAAACCGCGCCGCTCCTCATGATCGGCATGCGCGCCTTCATCGCCTCACCCCCCGAAGGGTTCAGCGATCCCGCCACCGTATTGCCGGTGCAGATCTTCCTTTGGTCGGACGAGGTCGGGCGCGGCTTCGTCGAGAAGACGTCGGCCGCCATCCTGGTGCTGCTCGCCGTCCTGCTGGCGATGAACGCGCTCGCCATCTACCTCCGCAACAAGTTCGAGACCCGCTGGTGA
- a CDS encoding phosphate ABC transporter ATP-binding protein gives MVTLQTPKLSAQNVSVFYGAKQAVRDVSIAMSMDEVTAFIGPSGCGKSTFLRTLNRMNDTIPSARVQGEILLDGEDIYAPSMDVVQLRARVGMVFQKPNPFPKSIFENVAYGPRIHGLASGKAELTEIVERSLKRAGLWDEVKDRLDDSGTALSGGQQQRLCIARAIAVDPEVILMDEPCSALDPIATARIEELIADLRGKYAIVIVTHNMQQAARVSQRTAFFHLGELVEYGLTDEIFTAPRQPRTKDYITGRYG, from the coding sequence CTGGTGACGCTTCAGACTCCAAAGCTTTCGGCGCAGAACGTCAGCGTCTTCTATGGCGCCAAGCAGGCCGTGCGCGACGTGTCGATCGCCATGTCGATGGACGAGGTGACCGCATTCATCGGTCCGTCGGGCTGCGGCAAATCGACCTTCCTGCGCACGCTCAACCGGATGAACGACACCATTCCCTCGGCGCGGGTGCAGGGCGAAATCCTGCTCGACGGCGAGGACATTTATGCCCCGTCGATGGACGTCGTGCAGCTGCGCGCCCGGGTCGGCATGGTGTTCCAGAAGCCCAATCCCTTCCCCAAGTCGATCTTCGAGAATGTCGCCTACGGCCCGCGCATCCATGGGCTGGCCAGCGGCAAGGCGGAGCTGACCGAGATCGTCGAACGCTCGCTGAAGCGCGCCGGCCTCTGGGACGAAGTGAAGGATCGTCTCGACGACAGCGGCACCGCGCTGTCGGGTGGCCAGCAGCAGCGCTTGTGCATCGCCCGCGCCATCGCGGTCGATCCGGAAGTCATCCTGATGGACGAGCCCTGTTCGGCGCTCGACCCGATCGCGACCGCGCGAATCGAGGAGCTGATCGCCGACCTGCGCGGCAAATATGCGATCGTGATCGTCACGCACAACATGCAGCAGGCCGCCCGCGTGTCGCAGCGCACGGCGTTCTTCCACCTGGGCGAGCTTGTCGAATACGGCCTGACCGACGAGATCTTCACCGCGCCCCGCCAGCCGCGGACGAAGGATTACATCACGGGGCGCTATGGGTGA
- the phoU gene encoding phosphate signaling complex protein PhoU, translating into MATGQEHTVKAFDQDIGQLRGLISQMGGLAEEAIADAMTALSRGDAELAKQVRAKDKAIDAIEAEVEKLAVRVIALRAPMADDLREVVAALKIAAVIERIGDYAKNIAKRVPSIHTGPDRIEAISILPAMANLASDMVRDVLDAFASRDAEAALEVCRRDRALDDFYNSIFRVLLTFMVENPKTISEVAHLLFVAKNLERIGDHATNVAEMVYFAATGKYLTDRDSLEGRA; encoded by the coding sequence ATGGCCACCGGCCAGGAACATACCGTCAAGGCGTTCGACCAGGACATCGGGCAGCTGCGCGGGCTTATCAGCCAGATGGGCGGGCTTGCCGAGGAAGCGATCGCCGATGCGATGACCGCGCTCAGCCGTGGTGATGCCGAGCTCGCCAAACAGGTCCGCGCGAAGGACAAGGCGATCGATGCGATCGAGGCGGAGGTCGAAAAGCTTGCCGTCCGCGTCATCGCGCTGCGCGCGCCGATGGCGGACGACCTGCGCGAGGTCGTCGCCGCGCTGAAAATCGCTGCCGTCATCGAACGCATCGGCGATTACGCCAAGAACATCGCCAAGCGTGTACCCTCGATCCACACCGGCCCCGACCGGATCGAGGCGATCTCGATCCTGCCGGCAATGGCCAACCTTGCCAGCGACATGGTCCGCGACGTGCTCGACGCGTTTGCCAGCCGCGATGCCGAGGCGGCGCTGGAGGTCTGTCGCCGCGACCGCGCGCTCGACGATTTCTACAACTCGATCTTTCGCGTACTCCTGACCTTCATGGTCGAAAATCCCAAGACGATCAGCGAAGTCGCGCACCTGTTGTTCGTCGCCAAGAACCTGGAGAGGATCGGCGACCACGCGACCAATGTCGCCGAAATGGTCTATTTCGCCGCGACCGGCAAATATCTGACCGATCGCGATAGCCTGGAGGGCCGCGCATGA
- the phoB gene encoding phosphate regulon transcriptional regulator PhoB, with the protein MSRATMLLVEDDPALAELVSWNFRREDFEVRHTPDGEEALLLAREATPDIVLLDWMIEGPISGLEVCRQLRRSPATQNVPIIMLTARGEEEDRVRGLETGADDYVTKPFSPRELIARVGAVLRRVRPALAGESLSYGDLEMDTVGHKVKRGGETIQLGPTEFRLLKHFLEHPGWVFSRERLLDAVWGHDSDIEARTVDVHIRRLRKAINVGDKPDIIRTVRSAGYALDSGA; encoded by the coding sequence ATGAGCCGCGCGACGATGCTGCTGGTCGAGGACGATCCCGCTCTCGCCGAACTGGTGTCCTGGAATTTTCGTCGCGAGGATTTCGAGGTCCGCCACACCCCCGATGGCGAGGAAGCCCTGCTGCTGGCGCGCGAGGCGACGCCCGACATCGTCCTGCTGGACTGGATGATCGAAGGGCCGATCTCAGGGCTTGAGGTCTGCCGCCAGCTGCGCCGCTCGCCCGCGACGCAGAACGTCCCGATCATCATGCTGACCGCGCGCGGCGAGGAAGAGGACCGCGTCCGCGGGCTGGAGACCGGTGCCGACGACTATGTCACCAAGCCCTTCTCCCCGCGCGAGCTGATCGCGCGCGTCGGCGCGGTTCTTCGCCGCGTACGGCCGGCACTAGCGGGCGAGTCGCTCAGCTACGGCGATCTCGAAATGGATACCGTCGGCCACAAGGTGAAACGCGGCGGCGAGACGATCCAGCTGGGTCCGACCGAGTTCCGCCTGCTCAAGCATTTCCTTGAGCATCCCGGCTGGGTGTTCTCGCGCGAACGCCTGCTCGATGCGGTCTGGGGGCATGATTCGGACATCGAGGCGCGGACCGTCGACGTCCACATCCGCCGCCTGCGCAAAGCGATTAACGTCGGCGACAAGCCCGATATCATCCGAACCGTTCGCTCGGCAGGCTATGCCCTGGATTCAGGTGCCTGA